The stretch of DNA ATTTGGAAACCAGAGGCATCGATTCTAAATGGTAGTGACTTTGGTTTTGTAGACGGGAAGACTATAGAAGTAGGAGATGTTCTTGTTACAACAGGATTGGACGGTGTTTTTCCTCCAGGATTACTTGTTGCTACTGTGAGCGAAGTTTTACCAAAAAGCGAGGGAGCTTGTTCTTTAAAAATAAAAGCGCTCTCTTTGGCTCCAGATTGTTCTATAGTTGATTTTTTAGTGTTGCCACCAATGAATTTTAATCCCCATGATCGTCCAGATATTTTTGGATTAATTTGGGAGTAAACTAACCATTCCTTAAAAAATTTGTAGAAAACCATTCCCTTCGGTATCAATGCCTCGAATAAACACAAAGGCCATTTCAACTTGAAGAGAAGAATGGAATTGCTGAAGGAATCTGTTAGCAGCTTTTTTATACAAAGCTTCTTGTTTGTCTAATCCTTGTTGTTGTACGTACAAAAGAAGTCGATCAGGAGAGTACTGGGAGGTTTGGTCTCCTAGAAAGGAGGTTTTCCAGTCGACAATAAAAAACTTTCCTTTGTGTTCAAAAAAAAGATCTACAATCCCCTGCCATAACGCTCCTTTTTCCTCCAGAAGAAAGGTTTCTTCTACCCGTATATTGTGGGGATGTACATCTTGTAGAGAAAAGGCTCCAGAAGCAAAAGGAAGCGGGGTTGAAAAAGCTTTATAAATTTTCTCTGCAATAGTGGGGGTAAATTCTTCTAAAGGAGAATTTTTCAATAAAGCTTGGGTCTTGTTGAAAATTTCTTCAAAAGAAGCTTGGAAACTTCCGGCTAAAGATTCTAGTACTTTGTGAATCAGAGTTCCTGTTAGAGAACCCCCAGGAAACAAAAGAGAAGAAGAATTCTCATGAAATAGTCCCGGGAAAAGAGAAGGCTCTATTGTGGAGGAAAAAGAGTAAATCGTTTGAGAAGGGAGTATTGGAAGGGAAAAAAAGTTCTGTTTTGGAAGAGGTGTAGAAGAAACTGGTTCGGAAGCACTTTCCGGAGGTTGCGTACTGGATGAGAATAATTCTGGATGGGAAGAAGTAAGAGTCTCTACTAAATGAGGAATGCTATCATGTTGTGTACTATGAGCATAGTTAGCAAGAGCTGAAAGTTTTTTAGTGCTAGGTGTCCGTTTCTCGACATGGGAGTAAGGAATAAATAAAAATTTCTTAGCTCGAGTACAGGCTACATACATCTCTCGCATATGAACAGAAGAAGACTTTTCTTTGACTTTATTGAGACTAGAGCAAAAAACGACATCATATTCTAATCCCTTAGAAGAATGGACGGTGGTAATTTTTATCATATTCTCATCGTTAGATTGAGAAGAAAAAGAAAGTTCCTCGTCATACTTCCCAGTATCAAGAATCTTGATAAGATGGAAAAGTTTGTGGTAGGGATTTTCTGTGATTTTATCAAGATACAAGCAAAGCTCTTCTATTTCTTGAAAAATAATATCGCCAAGAGGCGTTTGTAATAAGGTTTCTCCTATGGTTTGGGAACCTATTTCTTCTTCCACCAGTTTGTAGAATGTTGCTAGTAAAGAATAGCGGTGAAGATATCTATTCAGCGTAAAAAATAGAGAAGAAAATGTTTTTAGCTGTAGGCGAATATCATTAGCAGAAAGGCTGAAAAGCCGACTTAACAAGACAGCTTGCATTTTTTGTTGATTGTCAGGGTAGAGAAGAGCCTCTAAGAGAAGAATAAGAAGATAGGGAGATTCTGTGCGATCAAAGATACGTTTTTCTTTGCAATATGCCATTGGAATCATGCTATGGGTAATTAGCTTGAGGGCTTGTGGGTAGTCTTGGACTAAGACTGCCATATTCCCGAATGGAATCGCGAAAGAAGAACGAAGATAAGAAGCCGTTTGGGTGATCCAAAGAGCCTCTTCCTGCACATCTTGTACGGAGAAGAAATGTACCGGGCTAAACTCTGCATAGGAAACGCTCTCGTTTCCTTTAGAGTGGAGAGGATGGTAGAGAATCGTTTGCGGAGACTGCAAAAAAGGAGAAGGCAGCGAGAATAAGTGATTAAGCGCCTGCATAAGTTGAGGGGTTGATCGGTAATTGGTATCCAATAACAGCTGCGCTTCTGTTGGGAAAGAGCTTTTTGCTTGCAGATAGGTGGGTAGGTCGGCGTTTCTCCATTCGTAAATGGATTGTTTCGGATCTCCAATAAGAAAAAGAGAGCCGGAATAATCAGGAGATGCAAATAGCTTAGAAAAAATTTGCCACTGACATTTGTCTGTATCTTGAAACTCATCTATTAAAACGAGCTGAAATTGTTGACGTAGTAGAGATACCACGTGATTGTTCTGCGTAAGTAAAGATTCTAAAGTAGCGATGCTTTCATCATGAGAATAGGATTGTGCGCAATGTGTTTTTAGGTATTCCTGTACGTTTTTAAGAAGCGTGTGGAAAATGGCTTCTTTTTGGCAGAAGGGGTGCGCTAGTAATAACCAGTCTTTGAGAAAAGGCTCTAAAGGAGAAAAAGGTGCTCCTGTTTTCTTTTTATTTCGATTGTTTTCCTGAAATTTCTGAACCATTGCAGGGAAAAAGAGTATGTCCAAAGAATTTGGGGCAGTTTCAAATTGTTGAACAAAAGCCGGGAGTTCCTGATCGATGGGCAAATCGATCTGTTTAAAGCGTGAAGCGTAAGCTTGTAACTCTTCGAGAGAAAGCGGAGCAAGGTGTTTGTATTGAGCAACCCAGTCATCTAATTTTTGCAAAAATGTCGATAAAGGGGGAAGCGCAAGATGCGGTGTGGAAGCATAGTCTTGAAGAAGTCTCTCAGAAAGATGGCGAGTTTGTTGGGTTGTCGCGCGATGATGGTAGGATAAGAAAGCAAATTGTTTAGGAGAAAGAACAGCCTCCCAAAGGTTGTCTCTTAGGTAATCTAGAATGTGTTGTTGAATGGTTTGTGGTTCGGAGAAGAGGGAGGAATGGGGAATTGGTTGTATCCAAGGAAAATGGTGTTCTAAAGCAAAACGACAGAATCCATGAATCGTAAAAATGTTCATTTCATCTAAAGTAGCAAGACTGTTACGAATTTTGATGTAAAGCTGCTTTACTTTTGCATCTGAAGAAGGGATATAGGGGGGTAGGGGCGTTCCCGGATGAGCAAGTGCTTGAGAAAAAAGAGACAAGGCTTGCTTAAGACAAGCTTGAATACGTAATTTTAATTCGTTAGTAGCTGCATTAGTAAAAGTAACGACTAAAATATTCTTAGTCTGTTCAACAGACTCTTCAAGGAGGGAACGAAGAATAACCTGTTCTATGGTAAAGGTTTTTCCTGTACCTGCGGAGGCTTCTAGGAAAAATTTGCCAGAAACAGAAGTCGTCGGTAAAAAAATATCGAAAGAGCTCATATCCCTTCTATTGAGTGTCTTGATTTATAAAAAGAGAGAGAAGCTGTGAGAGCGTATCCTTAGAAAGCCCAGAGCAAATCTCTTCTGTATCACGGTTATGGAATAGCCAAAAGCTACTGGTTAGCGGATCTTCTTCTCCATCTAACAGTTTTTTTATAGAGTCAGAGGCTGAGTCTATTTTTTTCATGTATTCCCAAGCCTGAGCAGAAGGGAGAGGTATGGCGTTGTTCTGTAGATGGTTGTAAAGGTTAATGGCTCGGATCAAATATGCTTCTGGAGAAGAAAAAGGCGGGGATATCGGTTCTATATTGTGAAAAGAGACTCGTAGTATGGTAGCTTCTTTAGGAAGAAGATGAGCTGCTTGAAGAATCGCTAAAGAGAGGTAAGCTTCTAGATAGGTTTCGAGTTCGAAAGAATTTTTGGGAATAGCAGGTGATGTACGAGCTTTTCTAAAAGCTTCGTCTGGAAGCATAGAAAATAAATATACTCCTTGTGAGCACGCTCCACGAATCTCTCCCTGAAGAGAAACGTTATGTTCTGGGAGGGAGAGAACGAGGGGTGGGAGATGCTTATCATGAGGACTATTAAGATCGTGGAAAAGTTGATCAGAAAATACAACGGAAAAAGGAGCAAGGGAGAGATCTTGTCGTAGAAATGCCACACGTTTGTTTATAGCTTCTTGTGTCTGAGTGTATAGGGACTCTGTAAAGGTTGA from Chlamydia suis encodes:
- the recB gene encoding exodeoxyribonuclease V subunit beta, whose translation is MSSFDIFLPTTSVSGKFFLEASAGTGKTFTIEQVILRSLLEESVEQTKNILVVTFTNAATNELKLRIQACLKQALSLFSQALAHPGTPLPPYIPSSDAKVKQLYIKIRNSLATLDEMNIFTIHGFCRFALEHHFPWIQPIPHSSLFSEPQTIQQHILDYLRDNLWEAVLSPKQFAFLSYHHRATTQQTRHLSERLLQDYASTPHLALPPLSTFLQKLDDWVAQYKHLAPLSLEELQAYASRFKQIDLPIDQELPAFVQQFETAPNSLDILFFPAMVQKFQENNRNKKKTGAPFSPLEPFLKDWLLLAHPFCQKEAIFHTLLKNVQEYLKTHCAQSYSHDESIATLESLLTQNNHVVSLLRQQFQLVLIDEFQDTDKCQWQIFSKLFASPDYSGSLFLIGDPKQSIYEWRNADLPTYLQAKSSFPTEAQLLLDTNYRSTPQLMQALNHLFSLPSPFLQSPQTILYHPLHSKGNESVSYAEFSPVHFFSVQDVQEEALWITQTASYLRSSFAIPFGNMAVLVQDYPQALKLITHSMIPMAYCKEKRIFDRTESPYLLILLLEALLYPDNQQKMQAVLLSRLFSLSANDIRLQLKTFSSLFFTLNRYLHRYSLLATFYKLVEEEIGSQTIGETLLQTPLGDIIFQEIEELCLYLDKITENPYHKLFHLIKILDTGKYDEELSFSSQSNDENMIKITTVHSSKGLEYDVVFCSSLNKVKEKSSSVHMREMYVACTRAKKFLFIPYSHVEKRTPSTKKLSALANYAHSTQHDSIPHLVETLTSSHPELFSSSTQPPESASEPVSSTPLPKQNFFSLPILPSQTIYSFSSTIEPSLFPGLFHENSSSLLFPGGSLTGTLIHKVLESLAGSFQASFEEIFNKTQALLKNSPLEEFTPTIAEKIYKAFSTPLPFASGAFSLQDVHPHNIRVEETFLLEEKGALWQGIVDLFFEHKGKFFIVDWKTSFLGDQTSQYSPDRLLLYVQQQGLDKQEALYKKAANRFLQQFHSSLQVEMAFVFIRGIDTEGNGFLQIF